Proteins encoded within one genomic window of Spiribacter curvatus:
- a CDS encoding cation diffusion facilitator family transporter: MTHDHSHDHSAHFDAHNRSFAIAVVLNTLFVVIEAAYGVMAGSLALIADAGHNLSDVMGLTMAWAASWMASKAATDDKTYGLKKTTILAALFNALILIAAVGGITWEAVRRLADPADVAGLTVIGVAAIGVVINAITMLLFLKGQRGDINIRGAFLHMAADTAVSVGVVVSGTVLVLTGLAWIDPVVSLVIAAVIFIGTWQLLKDSLALAIDAVPRGIDPAAVRARLEALPGVNSAHHLHIWALSTTENALTVHLVKPDPEGDDTLINEASAMLAADFNIQHTTIQYERDHQQCPTGSGC; encoded by the coding sequence ATGACACATGATCATAGCCACGACCATAGCGCGCATTTCGATGCCCATAACCGCTCATTCGCCATCGCCGTGGTGCTCAACACGCTGTTCGTGGTGATTGAGGCGGCTTATGGCGTGATGGCCGGATCGCTCGCGCTCATCGCCGATGCCGGTCATAACCTCAGCGACGTCATGGGGCTCACCATGGCCTGGGCGGCCAGCTGGATGGCGAGCAAGGCCGCCACCGACGATAAGACCTATGGCCTGAAAAAGACCACGATTCTGGCGGCGCTGTTCAATGCGCTGATCCTCATCGCCGCGGTCGGCGGGATCACCTGGGAGGCCGTGCGACGGCTGGCTGATCCGGCTGATGTCGCCGGTCTCACCGTTATCGGGGTGGCGGCCATCGGGGTGGTGATCAACGCCATTACCATGCTGCTGTTCCTTAAGGGTCAGCGGGGAGATATCAATATCCGCGGGGCGTTTCTGCACATGGCTGCCGATACGGCGGTATCGGTTGGCGTTGTGGTCTCCGGCACGGTGCTGGTGCTGACCGGGCTCGCCTGGATCGACCCCGTGGTGAGCCTCGTCATTGCGGCGGTGATCTTCATCGGCACCTGGCAGCTGCTCAAGGATTCGCTGGCGCTTGCCATCGACGCCGTACCCCGGGGCATTGATCCAGCCGCGGTCCGGGCCCGGCTCGAGGCGCTGCCCGGTGTGAACTCCGCCCATCATCTACATATCTGGGCGCTCAGCACGACCGAGAACGCGCTCACCGTTCATCTCGTCAAACCCGATCCCGAGGGCGACGACACGCTCATCAACGAGGCTTCAGCCATGCTGGCCGCGGACTTCAACATCCAGCACACCACCATCCAGTACGAACGCGACCATCAACAGTGCCCGACCGGTAGCGGTTGTTGA
- a CDS encoding DUF3726 domain-containing protein: MHVSLNEFTPICRRALDGLGFPPGEFEDAADMVVWLEQHGLGGAALLGEILPRLSGERWPALTRRYDDGGCVVLEMDHGSLLHGGSLAADLACIRALEWGLGIVRLRGCRDCSFILGYLPRCARRSHHIAAFWCTGEPRRAVQNVGVALADEQLPVFHRFRADGGGEQEADTDTLTIMATRDFAMLPAASADHPSIERLETVTAEEFNARSRRAWDQGVDIDPQIWGELKVLAQRKLVEATAESRARGAG; encoded by the coding sequence ATGCATGTCTCTTTGAACGAGTTCACGCCGATCTGTCGCCGCGCCCTTGATGGTCTGGGATTCCCGCCCGGTGAATTCGAGGATGCCGCCGATATGGTGGTGTGGCTCGAGCAGCATGGCCTGGGCGGCGCGGCGCTGCTCGGTGAAATCCTGCCAAGACTCAGCGGTGAACGCTGGCCCGCTCTCACCCGGCGCTATGACGATGGCGGCTGCGTAGTCCTGGAAATGGATCACGGTTCACTGCTGCATGGCGGCAGCCTCGCGGCGGATCTGGCCTGCATACGGGCGCTCGAGTGGGGACTGGGTATCGTACGGCTTCGGGGTTGTCGCGATTGCAGCTTTATCCTGGGCTATTTACCCCGCTGCGCGAGACGGAGCCACCACATCGCCGCTTTCTGGTGCACGGGTGAACCCCGTCGCGCCGTACAGAACGTCGGCGTCGCTCTGGCCGATGAGCAGCTGCCGGTGTTCCACCGCTTTCGCGCCGATGGCGGCGGTGAACAGGAGGCCGATACCGACACCCTGACGATCATGGCCACCCGGGACTTTGCGATGCTGCCCGCTGCGTCTGCCGATCACCCGAGCATCGAGCGCCTCGAGACGGTCACTGCGGAGGAGTTCAATGCCCGTTCGCGGCGCGCCTGGGATCAGGGCGTCGATATCGACCCCCAGATCTGGGGAGAGCTGAAGGTGCTCGCCCAGCGCAAGCTCGTTGAGGCCACTGCCGAGTCCCGCGCCCGTGGCGCCGGGTGA
- a CDS encoding aldehyde dehydrogenase family protein gives MADTLHKNYIGGAWRAGVDTIDNRNPSDLGDSLGAFAQADAAQTREAIDAARHAQPAWAQAGLEARYTALLAIGTELMARAEALGRELSREEGKPLAEGKGEFYRAGQFFHYYAAEVHRQMGDVADSVRPGIEVLAQREPVGVVGVISPWNFPIATAAWKIAPALAFGNAVVWKPANLVPASAWYFAEIVSRQNLPAGVFNLVMGRGGEVGDTLVSAPDIDAITFTGSVETGRRVGLRAMQNLTRVQMEMGSKNPLVVLDDADLDTAVQCAFVGGYSGSGQKCTASSRLIVADGIHDRFVEALSERLAAARVGHALDPSTAIGPVVDAGQLQSDLDWIETARREGAAIAVGGSVASADTEGYFLQPTLFTGTRNDMRINQEEMFGPMASVIRVSDAHEALQVANDTRFGLTAGIVTESLSAANHFRRQARFGCTMVNLPTAGTDYHVPFGGRGESSYGPREQGQYAREFYTQVKTSYVRIGEP, from the coding sequence ATGGCGGATACCCTGCACAAAAACTACATCGGCGGTGCCTGGCGCGCCGGTGTCGACACCATCGACAACCGCAACCCATCCGACCTGGGTGATAGCCTTGGGGCATTCGCCCAGGCCGATGCCGCGCAGACCCGGGAGGCGATCGACGCCGCGCGCCATGCCCAGCCAGCGTGGGCGCAGGCCGGTCTGGAGGCCCGATATACGGCGCTGCTGGCGATCGGCACGGAGCTCATGGCGCGTGCCGAAGCACTGGGTCGGGAGCTCTCGCGCGAGGAGGGCAAGCCACTCGCCGAAGGTAAGGGCGAGTTCTATCGCGCCGGTCAGTTCTTCCACTACTACGCCGCCGAGGTCCACCGCCAGATGGGCGACGTTGCCGACTCCGTGCGTCCGGGCATCGAGGTGCTCGCGCAGCGTGAACCAGTGGGCGTCGTCGGCGTCATCTCGCCCTGGAACTTCCCAATCGCCACTGCCGCATGGAAGATCGCGCCGGCACTGGCGTTCGGCAACGCGGTGGTCTGGAAGCCCGCCAACCTCGTCCCCGCGAGTGCCTGGTATTTCGCCGAGATCGTCTCGCGCCAGAATCTGCCCGCCGGTGTATTCAACCTCGTCATGGGCCGTGGCGGCGAAGTGGGCGACACCCTCGTCAGCGCTCCCGATATCGACGCCATCACCTTCACCGGGTCGGTGGAGACGGGGCGGCGAGTCGGACTGCGGGCCATGCAGAACCTCACCCGGGTGCAGATGGAGATGGGGTCGAAAAACCCGCTGGTGGTCCTCGACGATGCCGATCTCGACACCGCGGTCCAGTGCGCGTTCGTGGGCGGCTACTCGGGCAGCGGCCAGAAATGCACCGCCTCATCACGGCTGATCGTCGCCGATGGTATCCATGACCGCTTTGTCGAGGCCCTCAGCGAGCGGCTGGCCGCTGCCCGTGTGGGGCATGCGCTCGATCCGAGCACCGCGATCGGTCCGGTGGTGGACGCCGGTCAGCTGCAGAGCGATCTCGACTGGATCGAGACCGCCCGCCGCGAGGGCGCGGCAATCGCTGTGGGCGGCAGCGTGGCGAGCGCCGATACGGAGGGCTACTTCCTGCAGCCGACGCTATTCACCGGGACGCGCAACGACATGCGCATCAACCAGGAAGAGATGTTCGGGCCGATGGCCAGCGTCATTCGGGTCAGCGACGCGCACGAGGCGTTGCAAGTCGCCAATGACACCCGCTTCGGCCTCACCGCGGGGATCGTGACCGAGTCGCTATCGGCGGCCAACCATTTCCGTCGACAGGCCCGGTTCGGCTGCACGATGGTCAATCTGCCCACCGCCGGCACTGACTATCACGTGCCCTTCGGCGGTCGCGGCGAATCGAGCTATGGGCCGCGCGAACAGGGTCAGTACGCCCGCGAGTTCTACACCCAGGTCAAGACCAGCTACGTGCGGATCGGGGAGCCCTGA
- the fghA gene encoding S-formylglutathione hydrolase, which translates to MTDTTELVSETRSFGGWYRRYRHHSQVLGCDMVFGIYLPPQAETQTVPLLWWLSGLTCTDENFMQKAGAHRVAAELGMAIICPDTSPRGTDLPGEHDSYDFGSGAGFYVDATQAPWDQHYQMYSYVTDELPDLVHNVFPLNSQEAIAGHSMGGHGALICALHHPERYQSVSAFAPVCHPINCAWGEKAFGAYLGDDRAAWKAWDASELIRSNGTTHSMLVDQGGADNFLEAGQLHPEALEAACAEAGADLTLRYQPGYDHSYFFIASFIEDHLRFHSDHLCR; encoded by the coding sequence ATGACCGATACAACGGAATTGGTTTCCGAGACCAGGAGCTTCGGCGGCTGGTACAGGCGTTATCGCCACCACTCGCAGGTCCTCGGCTGCGATATGGTCTTCGGGATCTATCTCCCGCCGCAGGCTGAAACACAGACCGTGCCGTTACTCTGGTGGCTCTCGGGGCTGACCTGCACGGATGAGAATTTCATGCAGAAGGCCGGCGCGCATCGCGTCGCCGCGGAGCTGGGCATGGCCATCATCTGCCCCGATACCAGCCCCCGTGGCACGGATCTGCCCGGTGAACATGACAGCTACGATTTCGGCTCGGGCGCCGGGTTCTATGTCGATGCCACCCAGGCCCCCTGGGATCAGCACTACCAGATGTACAGCTACGTGACCGACGAGCTCCCGGATCTCGTCCACAACGTCTTTCCGCTGAACAGCCAGGAGGCCATCGCGGGACATTCAATGGGCGGTCATGGGGCCCTGATCTGTGCGCTCCACCACCCAGAGCGGTATCAGTCGGTGTCTGCGTTCGCGCCGGTCTGCCACCCGATCAACTGCGCCTGGGGCGAGAAGGCGTTCGGCGCCTACCTGGGCGATGATCGAGCGGCTTGGAAGGCGTGGGATGCCAGCGAGCTGATCCGCTCGAACGGTACGACGCACTCGATGCTGGTCGATCAAGGCGGGGCGGATAACTTCCTCGAGGCCGGTCAGCTCCACCCCGAGGCACTGGAGGCGGCCTGTGCCGAGGCGGGCGCCGATCTAACGCTTCGCTATCAACCGGGATACGATCATTCGTATTTCTTCATTGCCAGCTTCATCGAGGATCATCTGCGTTTCCACTCAGACCACCTATGCAGGTGA
- a CDS encoding YaiI/YqxD family protein — protein sequence MVDTPKADRITQRLWVDADACPVAVREILFRAAKRTGVRLTLIANQPIQTPPSPLIDTVKVASGFDVADDEIVRRVSAGDLVVTGDIPLAAEVIDRDAVVLTPRGEAQTRENIRARLQMRDFMETLRSSGIHTGGPAGLTAADRKRFADALDRYLAQLRP from the coding sequence ATGGTGGATACTCCAAAAGCGGATCGGATCACTCAACGTCTCTGGGTCGATGCCGATGCCTGTCCGGTCGCCGTTCGCGAAATCCTGTTTCGGGCGGCGAAGAGAACCGGCGTGAGGCTCACCTTGATCGCCAACCAACCGATCCAAACGCCACCTTCGCCCCTCATTGATACCGTGAAGGTCGCTTCAGGCTTTGATGTGGCCGATGACGAAATCGTCCGCCGGGTGAGCGCCGGCGATCTGGTGGTGACGGGTGATATCCCACTGGCCGCAGAGGTGATTGATCGGGATGCGGTTGTGCTGACGCCCCGGGGTGAGGCGCAGACCCGTGAGAATATCCGCGCCCGGCTGCAGATGCGTGATTTCATGGAAACCCTGCGCAGCAGCGGCATCCATACCGGAGGGCCGGCAGGCCTGACGGCCGCCGATCGTAAACGCTTCGCGGATGCCCTGGATCGCTATCTCGCGCAGCTTCGGCCCTGA
- a CDS encoding S-(hydroxymethyl)glutathione dehydrogenase/class III alcohol dehydrogenase: MKSRAAIAMGANQSLVLEEIDVEGPKQGEVLVRLAATSVCHTDAYTLSGADPEGRFPSVLGHEGAGVVQEVGPGVTSVGPGDHVIPLYTAECGQCKFCRSGKTNLCSAVRATQGQGVMPDGTSRLSLNGQALNHYMGCSTFSEYTVLPEVSLAKVSKQAPLDKICLLGCGVTTGIGAVHNTARVEPGSTVAVFGLGAIGLAVIQGAQMIGAERIIAIDVNPDKFDLARQFGATDCVNPNDYEDSIQQVIIDLTDGGVDYSFECIGNVNVMRSALECCHKGWGESIIIGVAGAGEEISTRPVQLVTGRVWKGSAFGGVKGRSELPTYVDDYMNGKVKIDEFITHDMPFEQINEAFELLHRGESIRTVLHY, from the coding sequence ATGAAATCACGTGCCGCGATCGCCATGGGGGCCAATCAGTCCCTGGTCCTTGAAGAAATCGATGTGGAAGGCCCGAAACAGGGCGAAGTCCTTGTTCGCCTCGCCGCCACCAGTGTCTGCCATACAGACGCCTATACACTCTCCGGGGCGGATCCGGAGGGGCGCTTCCCGTCGGTGCTGGGTCATGAGGGCGCCGGCGTCGTGCAGGAAGTCGGTCCGGGCGTCACCAGTGTGGGACCGGGCGACCATGTCATTCCGCTCTATACAGCCGAGTGTGGCCAGTGCAAGTTCTGCCGCTCGGGCAAGACCAACCTATGCAGCGCGGTACGGGCCACGCAGGGGCAGGGCGTGATGCCCGATGGGACCTCGCGCCTCTCGCTGAATGGTCAAGCGCTGAATCACTACATGGGCTGCTCGACATTCAGTGAGTACACGGTGTTACCGGAGGTCTCCCTGGCGAAGGTTTCTAAGCAGGCGCCGCTGGATAAGATCTGTCTGCTCGGCTGCGGCGTGACGACGGGCATCGGGGCCGTTCATAACACCGCCAGGGTCGAACCGGGTTCGACCGTTGCCGTGTTCGGCCTCGGCGCCATTGGCCTGGCAGTGATCCAGGGCGCGCAGATGATCGGCGCGGAACGGATCATCGCCATTGACGTCAATCCGGACAAGTTCGACCTGGCCCGGCAGTTCGGAGCCACCGATTGCGTCAACCCGAATGATTATGAGGATTCGATCCAGCAGGTGATCATCGACCTCACTGATGGCGGTGTTGATTACTCCTTCGAGTGCATCGGCAATGTGAATGTCATGCGCTCGGCGCTCGAGTGCTGCCATAAGGGGTGGGGCGAGTCCATCATTATCGGCGTGGCCGGCGCTGGCGAGGAAATCAGCACACGACCGGTGCAGCTGGTCACCGGCCGCGTCTGGAAGGGGTCTGCCTTTGGCGGCGTGAAGGGGCGCAGCGAGCTGCCGACGTATGTCGACGATTACATGAACGGCAAGGTCAAAATCGATGAGTTTATTACCCACGATATGCCCTTCGAGCAGATCAATGAGGCGTTCGAACTGCTGCATCGCGGCGAGAGCATCCGCACCGTCCTGCACTACTGA
- a CDS encoding LysR family transcriptional regulator → MALKLQPLRYFLWVAETGSYHAAADHAARSQPAISLAIRDLEEQLGQPLFERGRHAQLTPFGSEHYPQIRALVDHHDRVSQTLIDSAERRVGRVSLASIPSYAGRELPGILARFARAHPGVEVTVEDDTAVRVQQRVIERRVDFGIGTGIALDADLRFEHLAEDRMGLVCRSDHPLAAVSAPCSWEAIRPHTLITNGTFRQVSDPEALAILAAARFHVPNITSLLAMVRGGLGVTLLPELALVGERDDLVFRPLAGDSATRDIGLISPRNETPRPAAAALLAAIRGMH, encoded by the coding sequence ATGGCACTTAAACTCCAACCGCTGCGTTACTTCCTGTGGGTGGCCGAGACCGGCAGCTATCACGCCGCGGCCGACCATGCCGCCCGCAGTCAGCCGGCGATCTCACTGGCCATCCGCGATCTCGAAGAGCAGCTCGGTCAACCCCTGTTCGAGCGGGGCCGGCATGCACAACTCACGCCTTTCGGCAGCGAGCACTACCCGCAGATCCGTGCGCTCGTGGATCACCACGATCGGGTGAGCCAGACGCTCATCGATAGTGCCGAGCGCCGGGTGGGGCGGGTGTCACTGGCCTCGATTCCCTCCTATGCGGGGCGGGAACTGCCGGGGATTCTCGCGCGCTTCGCCCGAGCCCATCCCGGAGTTGAGGTGACGGTGGAGGACGACACCGCCGTGCGCGTGCAGCAACGCGTTATCGAGCGACGTGTGGACTTTGGTATTGGCACCGGCATTGCGCTTGATGCCGATCTGCGATTCGAGCATCTGGCCGAGGATCGGATGGGGCTCGTCTGTCGATCCGATCACCCACTGGCGGCCGTCAGTGCGCCATGTTCCTGGGAGGCGATCCGCCCGCATACGCTCATCACGAACGGGACGTTCCGCCAGGTCAGCGACCCGGAGGCGTTAGCGATTCTCGCCGCCGCGCGGTTCCATGTGCCCAACATCACTTCATTGCTGGCGATGGTGCGTGGAGGGCTGGGTGTGACGCTGTTACCCGAGCTGGCGCTGGTGGGTGAGCGGGATGACCTCGTTTTCCGGCCCCTGGCGGGTGATAGCGCCACGCGCGATATCGGCTTGATCAGCCCACGGAATGAGACGCCCCGGCCGGCTGCGGCGGCCCTGCTGGCTGCGATTCGGGGTATGCATTAA
- a CDS encoding haloacid dehalogenase type II, with protein MKPILVFDVNETLLDLTTLEPLFERCLGDRHAMRDWFAELILYSQTVTLAGHYMPLDELAVATLRMRAEVVGARPATADEQALGELIRSMPAHPDVVPALDRLRVGGFRLVTLTNSPPSASPTPLERAGIAEYFEAHYSVHPVGQFKPAPACYRQVASALGVPMRDLCLVACHGWDTIGAQAAGCQAAFVKRAGNAEIRLADLPRPDFVADDLGTLAETLIAA; from the coding sequence ATGAAGCCGATACTCGTTTTCGACGTCAATGAGACGCTACTGGATCTGACAACGCTCGAGCCCCTGTTCGAGCGCTGCCTGGGTGATCGTCACGCCATGCGTGACTGGTTCGCGGAACTGATCCTCTACTCCCAGACCGTCACGCTCGCGGGGCACTATATGCCGCTCGACGAGCTGGCGGTCGCGACCCTTCGCATGCGCGCCGAGGTCGTGGGGGCTCGACCGGCAACCGCGGATGAACAGGCACTGGGTGAGTTGATCCGCTCCATGCCAGCCCATCCGGATGTGGTCCCGGCACTCGATCGCCTGCGGGTGGGCGGATTCCGGCTGGTGACGCTGACCAACTCGCCGCCGTCCGCATCCCCGACGCCGCTCGAGCGGGCGGGGATCGCCGAATACTTTGAGGCACATTACAGCGTCCATCCCGTGGGGCAATTCAAGCCCGCGCCGGCCTGCTACCGCCAGGTGGCATCGGCACTGGGCGTGCCGATGCGGGATCTATGTCTGGTGGCCTGCCACGGCTGGGATACGATCGGTGCCCAGGCGGCGGGCTGTCAGGCCGCGTTCGTCAAGCGCGCGGGCAATGCCGAGATCCGCCTCGCGGATCTGCCCCGGCCCGACTTCGTCGCCGATGATCTCGGGACGCTGGCAGAAACGCTGATCGCGGCCTGA
- a CDS encoding homocysteine S-methyltransferase family protein — MDNSTLILLDGGMGQELRRRSQQPASPLWSAQVMLDEPALVTAAHRDFIAAGAEVITTNTYVATPPRLARDGQPDWFAPLHAAALEAAHRARNEAARPVRIAGCLPPLVASYHAEVVPDDETCLRDYRHIVSAQASGVELFIAETMTLTREAVAATRAARESDRPVWVAFTVDDRNGQQLRSGEALADAARAVVGAGAEAVLVNCSAPEAVSHAMGDLAATGVPFGAYANGFAAAADLQPGGTVDALTAREELTPAAYAAHVRDWIHAGATLVGGCCEIGPAHIAAIDTMRAEPASARD, encoded by the coding sequence TTGGACAACAGCACATTGATCCTCCTTGACGGCGGCATGGGACAGGAGCTCCGCCGGCGCAGCCAGCAGCCCGCTTCCCCGCTCTGGTCGGCGCAGGTCATGCTCGACGAACCAGCGCTCGTCACAGCGGCCCATCGCGATTTCATCGCCGCAGGGGCGGAGGTCATCACCACCAATACCTACGTCGCGACCCCACCGCGACTCGCCCGCGATGGACAGCCTGACTGGTTCGCGCCGCTCCATGCGGCGGCGCTGGAGGCGGCCCATCGAGCGCGCAACGAAGCCGCTCGGCCGGTCCGCATCGCGGGCTGTCTGCCGCCGCTGGTCGCCAGTTACCACGCCGAGGTCGTCCCCGATGATGAGACATGCCTGCGTGACTATCGCCATATCGTATCCGCACAGGCGAGTGGCGTTGAGCTTTTCATCGCCGAGACCATGACCCTCACCCGTGAGGCCGTTGCCGCAACGCGGGCCGCGCGGGAGAGCGACCGCCCGGTCTGGGTGGCGTTCACGGTGGATGACCGGAACGGCCAGCAATTACGCTCGGGCGAGGCACTGGCGGACGCGGCCCGAGCCGTCGTCGGTGCCGGGGCCGAGGCGGTGCTGGTCAACTGCTCCGCGCCGGAGGCCGTCAGCCACGCCATGGGGGATCTGGCGGCGACTGGGGTGCCGTTCGGCGCCTATGCCAATGGCTTTGCCGCGGCTGCGGATCTCCAGCCGGGTGGCACGGTGGACGCTCTGACCGCCCGTGAGGAGCTTACGCCCGCCGCTTACGCCGCCCATGTCAGGGATTGGATCCATGCGGGTGCCACGCTTGTGGGCGGGTGCTGCGAGATCGGGCCGGCGCATATCGCCGCGATCGATACGATGCGCGCCGAACCGGCGAGCGCCAGGGACTAG
- a CDS encoding serine hydrolase domain-containing protein — protein MILRLALVIGMASASFSAQSGDCVPDQSALQRTASSAAAFETLRTLHIAVAGESVVARGFRGVSPGAPTNVKSASKTLIAAVVGAAIERGVIEGVDERVMDVLPDARPVDPPSALDTLTIAHLLSMQAGLKRTSGEYYGAWVATDDWVASALDQPMEGEPGGQMRYSTGNTHLLSAMLQRRTGTSIYALANEWLEDAGIEVSDWMDDPQGIAFGGNQVSMRPDALLALGELYRRDGRTARGERLLADGWVEASWTIRGRSRWTNDGYGYGWFIRDFAGADGYYGWGYGGQMLYVIPSLAMTAVITSDPDRPSGRTGYRDALHGFINRLVEARREDRRRCRDDAQGSVAPAVRADRASRSTDSE, from the coding sequence TTGATCCTGCGGCTGGCGCTGGTGATCGGAATGGCGAGTGCCAGCTTCAGCGCCCAGTCCGGCGACTGCGTACCGGATCAATCGGCCCTGCAGCGCACCGCGTCATCGGCGGCGGCATTCGAGACGCTCCGCACGCTGCATATCGCCGTTGCGGGTGAATCGGTGGTAGCCAGAGGGTTTCGCGGCGTCTCGCCGGGCGCACCCACCAATGTGAAATCCGCCTCCAAGACGCTGATCGCCGCCGTGGTTGGCGCAGCCATCGAACGCGGCGTGATCGAGGGCGTGGATGAGCGGGTCATGGATGTGCTCCCCGACGCGCGACCGGTGGATCCGCCATCCGCCCTCGACACCCTCACGATCGCCCATCTTCTGTCGATGCAGGCGGGGCTCAAGCGGACCTCGGGTGAGTACTACGGGGCCTGGGTGGCCACTGATGACTGGGTCGCAAGCGCTCTCGACCAGCCCATGGAAGGTGAGCCCGGCGGGCAGATGCGCTACTCCACCGGTAATACCCATCTCCTGTCCGCCATGCTCCAGCGGCGCACCGGTACGTCGATCTACGCCCTGGCCAACGAGTGGCTTGAGGATGCCGGGATCGAGGTGAGCGACTGGATGGACGATCCTCAGGGTATTGCCTTCGGTGGTAATCAGGTCTCGATGCGGCCGGATGCGTTGCTGGCACTGGGTGAGCTCTATCGCCGGGACGGGCGCACGGCCCGGGGTGAACGGCTGCTTGCCGATGGATGGGTCGAGGCAAGCTGGACGATTCGCGGGCGGTCGCGCTGGACCAACGACGGCTATGGATATGGCTGGTTCATCCGCGATTTCGCTGGCGCGGACGGCTACTATGGCTGGGGGTATGGCGGGCAGATGCTCTATGTCATTCCCTCGCTGGCGATGACGGCGGTCATCACCTCTGATCCCGACCGCCCCTCCGGACGGACTGGCTATCGTGATGCGCTGCATGGTTTCATCAACCGACTTGTCGAGGCGCGGCGCGAGGATCGGCGCCGGTGCCGAGATGACGCGCAAGGCTCGGTCGCGCCGGCAGTCAGAGCGGATAGAGCCAGCCGATCAACAGACTCAGAGTAA
- a CDS encoding MFS transporter, whose protein sequence is MLDVLADRAYRHLLAAQVIALLGTGLATVALGLLAYDLAGDKASLVLGTVFTIKMVAYVGIAPIAGAFADRFNRRHLLVGLDLVRALAAISLPFVTEVWHVYALIFMLQSASAAFTPTFQATIPDVLTDEARYTRALSLSRLAYDLENIISPALAALLLVVLTYDALFIGTVIGFLASAALVVTVLLPKAEIPERRGIYDRTTRGIRIYLATPRLRGLLALNLAAAAGGALVLVNTPLLVRSLLGRPESAVAWALFAFGAGSMLSALVLPQLLDRLSDRPVMMSGAGTMLMGLLGLIVGVSGNGLSWGMLLSAWFVIGLGYAAVLTPSGRLLKRSSGSADRPALFAAQFALSHACWLVTYPLSGWLMTELGLTTVLAVIAAVVLLGAWLATRVWPRVTD, encoded by the coding sequence ATGCTGGACGTCCTCGCTGATCGGGCCTATCGACACCTACTCGCCGCGCAGGTCATCGCGCTGTTGGGGACCGGGCTCGCCACGGTCGCGCTCGGGCTTCTCGCCTACGATCTGGCGGGGGATAAGGCCTCGCTGGTGCTCGGTACCGTATTCACGATCAAGATGGTCGCCTACGTTGGCATCGCGCCGATCGCCGGGGCGTTCGCTGACCGATTCAACCGCCGCCATCTCCTGGTCGGCCTGGATCTGGTGCGCGCGCTCGCGGCCATCAGTCTGCCATTCGTCACCGAGGTCTGGCACGTCTATGCGCTGATCTTCATGCTGCAGTCGGCGTCGGCGGCTTTCACGCCGACGTTCCAGGCGACCATTCCCGATGTGCTGACCGATGAAGCACGCTATACCCGGGCACTGTCGCTGTCACGCCTTGCGTATGATCTGGAGAACATCATCAGCCCCGCACTGGCGGCGCTGCTGCTGGTCGTGCTCACCTACGACGCGCTTTTCATTGGCACGGTGATTGGCTTTCTGGCCTCCGCTGCGCTGGTGGTCACCGTTTTGCTGCCTAAAGCCGAGATCCCGGAGCGGCGTGGGATTTATGACCGGACGACCCGGGGGATCCGGATCTATCTGGCGACGCCACGCCTGCGGGGGCTGCTCGCGCTGAATCTCGCCGCCGCCGCGGGTGGCGCCCTGGTGCTGGTGAATACGCCATTGCTCGTGCGCAGCCTGCTCGGGCGCCCTGAATCGGCGGTCGCCTGGGCGCTATTCGCCTTTGGGGCGGGTTCCATGCTGAGCGCGCTCGTGCTGCCACAGCTGCTCGATCGCCTGTCGGATCGGCCGGTGATGATGTCGGGCGCGGGGACAATGCTGATGGGGTTGCTTGGCCTGATAGTGGGGGTGAGCGGAAATGGACTGAGCTGGGGGATGCTGCTGAGTGCCTGGTTCGTGATCGGTCTGGGTTATGCGGCGGTGCTGACCCCCTCTGGACGATTACTCAAGCGCTCGTCCGGGTCCGCGGACCGACCGGCCCTGTTCGCCGCGCAATTCGCGTTATCGCATGCCTGCTGGCTGGTGACCTATCCGCTGTCCGGTTGGCTGATGACCGAGCTTGGCCTGACCACGGTGCTGGCGGTGATCGCCGCGGTCGTGTTGCTCGGTGCGTGGCTCGCGACCCGGGTCTGGCCGCGAGTCACCGACTGA